Proteins from one Victivallis lenta genomic window:
- a CDS encoding helix-turn-helix domain-containing protein has translation MRIRNEESEILVVHRPNPQQLPNVALPFYPRSVGHFKIRGGEREFVPAGEKPFVQLFWTVRGEGRSRIAGETVPVRPGDVFYHLPFEPHDHEAGPEGWEYRWIAFDGPLAGEYMRGYGFSPHCTPSGSCPHDLFIRFGLLMQEMTPFCWREMVSVIGAILARVGGDGDGSRESELTARIIRLCRENFSDPDLNVNAIADELGLSRSTVRRVFKAKMELTPSEYLANLRLQHALSLLQQTRLPLAEVARRSGIPEVSYFCRFIRRCIGESPERFRRGTRFRP, from the coding sequence GTGAGAATTCGTAACGAAGAGTCGGAAATATTGGTCGTCCACCGGCCGAATCCGCAGCAGCTGCCGAATGTCGCGCTGCCGTTCTATCCGCGTTCGGTCGGCCATTTCAAAATCCGCGGGGGGGAACGGGAGTTCGTTCCGGCCGGCGAGAAGCCGTTCGTCCAGCTGTTCTGGACGGTTCGCGGGGAGGGGCGCAGCCGCATTGCGGGAGAAACGGTTCCGGTCCGTCCCGGCGACGTCTTTTATCATCTGCCGTTCGAGCCGCATGACCATGAAGCCGGGCCGGAGGGGTGGGAGTACCGCTGGATCGCCTTCGACGGCCCGCTTGCCGGCGAATATATGCGCGGTTACGGATTTTCGCCGCACTGCACCCCGTCCGGCAGCTGCCCGCATGACCTGTTCATCCGCTTCGGGCTCCTGATGCAGGAGATGACGCCGTTCTGCTGGCGCGAAATGGTCTCGGTGATCGGCGCGATCCTGGCCCGGGTCGGCGGCGACGGCGACGGTTCGCGCGAGTCGGAGCTGACGGCGCGGATTATCCGGCTCTGCCGCGAGAACTTTTCCGATCCGGATTTGAATGTGAACGCGATTGCGGACGAGCTCGGGCTCAGCCGTTCGACCGTCCGCCGCGTGTTCAAAGCGAAGATGGAGCTGACGCCCTCCGAGTATCTGGCGAATTTGCGTCTGCAGCACGCGCTTTCGCTGCTGCAGCAGACGCGCCTGCCGCTGGCCGAGGTGGCGCGCCGCTCCGGAATTCCCGAAGTCAGTTATTTCTGCCGGTTCATCCGGCGCTGCATCGGGGAGAGTCCGGAGCGCTTCCGGCGCGGCACCCGGTTCCGTCCCTGA
- a CDS encoding type II secretion system protein, translated as MRRPFTLIELLVVIAIIAILASMLLPALNSARDRAKDAKCTGNHKQVIAAQLMYSGDNNGRMVVNTMGRPFGDVLLGVKLNAAPNWDYTPDSKFASYISPGSKQVLVCPFHIGADSKQFDGWQTNGMYMGVWDTSYTNNTDKTGAYMNMINSANVFYMVNKVRRPSELHVYADTAQYGSGDYFKVPRGINQYSHISNGVGVPSGGTDSGIWLGHHDSANVSFIDGHTARRNSSELRNGVMQVRKVITKQLERRMM; from the coding sequence ATGCGCAGGCCTTTTACCCTGATCGAACTTCTCGTCGTGATTGCGATCATCGCGATCCTCGCCTCGATGCTGCTGCCGGCGCTGAACTCGGCGCGGGACCGGGCGAAAGACGCGAAGTGCACCGGCAACCACAAGCAGGTGATCGCCGCACAGCTCATGTATTCCGGCGACAACAACGGCCGGATGGTCGTCAACACCATGGGACGCCCCTTCGGGGACGTGCTTCTGGGCGTCAAGCTGAACGCGGCCCCGAACTGGGACTACACGCCGGATTCCAAATTCGCCAGCTACATCTCCCCCGGCAGCAAGCAGGTGCTCGTCTGCCCGTTCCATATCGGCGCCGACTCGAAGCAGTTCGACGGCTGGCAGACCAACGGCATGTACATGGGCGTCTGGGATACCAGCTACACGAACAACACCGACAAGACCGGCGCATATATGAACATGATCAACTCGGCGAACGTGTTCTATATGGTCAACAAGGTCCGGCGGCCGAGCGAGCTGCACGTCTATGCCGACACCGCCCAGTACGGCAGCGGCGACTATTTCAAGGTGCCGCGCGGCATCAATCAGTACAGCCACATCAGCAACGGCGTCGGCGTGCCGTCCGGCGGAACCGATTCCGGCATCTGGCTCGGCCATCACGACTCGGCAAACGTCTCCTTCATCGACGGCCACACGGCCCGCAGGAATTCGTCCGAACTCCGCAACGGCGTCATGCAGGTCAGAAAGGTCATCACGAAGCAGCTCGAGCGGCGCATGATGTAA
- the prfH gene encoding peptide chain release factor H, with translation MKRIFLEISSGQGPEECRLLTAKLARFLSGRLMAAGVSVCPVDLCGDWERDSLRSVLFEVGGKEAGAMTALLCGTVLWVSASPFRPHHKRRNWFAGIRRFEADPVLAFRPEDVEVTVSRSSGPGGQHVNTADTRVQALHRPTGLRTTACEERSQLQNRRLALARLAAKLAERNAASLAGLEAEAWRGHRELERGNPAFVIRGRELWDLERFGETVFFR, from the coding sequence ATGAAACGCATTTTTCTTGAAATCTCTTCCGGACAGGGACCGGAGGAGTGCCGTCTCCTGACCGCGAAGCTGGCACGGTTTCTTTCCGGCCGCCTGATGGCGGCGGGGGTCTCCGTCTGCCCGGTCGACCTCTGCGGTGACTGGGAACGCGATTCGCTGCGGTCGGTTCTTTTCGAAGTGGGGGGCAAGGAGGCCGGAGCCATGACCGCGCTGCTCTGCGGCACGGTTCTCTGGGTCTCCGCCAGTCCGTTCCGGCCGCACCACAAGCGGCGGAACTGGTTCGCCGGCATCCGCCGGTTCGAGGCCGATCCGGTGCTCGCGTTCCGGCCCGAGGATGTCGAGGTCACGGTTTCGCGCTCGAGCGGGCCGGGCGGTCAGCATGTGAACACGGCGGATACGCGGGTTCAGGCGCTGCACCGTCCGACCGGGCTGCGCACAACGGCGTGCGAAGAGCGTTCGCAGCTTCAGAACCGGCGGCTTGCGCTTGCGCGGCTCGCCGCGAAGCTCGCGGAGCGGAACGCCGCGTCGCTGGCCGGGCTCGAAGCCGAGGCCTGGCGCGGACACCGCGAACTTGAGCGCGGAAATCCGGCTTTCGTGATCCGCGGCCGGGAGCTCTGGGATCTCGAGCGGTTCGGGGAGACGGTCTTTTTCCGGTGA
- a CDS encoding RNA ligase RtcB family protein has protein sequence MNTQDKIHFYHSASTWMEGRAVEQLKQTAALPGVTAAAGMPDLHPGLSAPVGAAVQTEKIIYPELVGGDAGCGMAFFRTTVPAGKFKAARLERRLLSGGIPVPEADFPAEWPDWLRRELGTLGHGNHFAELQELAGIRLPDRARELGLNRRNLWLLVHSGSRGHGPALLERTPKGGLDPESEAGKRYLERHNRLLAWAKRSRRLAAEGFLSLAGAEGECVSDNCHNSVAPDPFAAGRWIHRKGAASTESGLPFVIAGSRGTPSYLVEPCGEQADNLWSCAHGAGRKWNRSGARSRLENRYDAEALRRTKLGGIVVCRDRALLFEEAPEAYKNVDTVVADLEAAGIVRVIAAFTPVLTYKSPAGRE, from the coding sequence TTGAATACACAGGACAAGATCCATTTTTACCATTCCGCCTCCACCTGGATGGAAGGGCGGGCGGTCGAACAGCTCAAACAAACGGCGGCGCTGCCCGGAGTAACCGCCGCCGCCGGGATGCCGGATTTGCACCCGGGGCTTTCAGCCCCGGTCGGTGCTGCCGTGCAGACGGAAAAAATCATCTATCCCGAGCTCGTCGGCGGCGATGCGGGCTGCGGCATGGCGTTCTTCCGCACCACGGTTCCGGCCGGAAAATTCAAAGCCGCCCGGCTTGAACGGCGGCTGCTTTCCGGAGGAATTCCGGTGCCGGAAGCCGATTTTCCGGCGGAGTGGCCGGACTGGCTGCGCCGCGAGCTCGGCACGCTCGGTCACGGCAACCATTTCGCGGAGCTGCAGGAGCTCGCCGGAATCCGGCTTCCGGACCGGGCGCGGGAGCTCGGGCTCAACCGGCGGAACCTCTGGCTGCTGGTCCACTCCGGCAGCCGCGGTCACGGCCCCGCGCTCCTCGAACGTACGCCGAAGGGCGGACTTGATCCGGAGTCGGAGGCGGGGAAACGCTATCTCGAGCGTCACAACCGTCTGCTGGCGTGGGCGAAGCGGAGCCGCCGCCTCGCCGCGGAAGGGTTTCTTTCGCTGGCCGGCGCCGAGGGCGAATGCGTTTCGGACAACTGCCATAATTCGGTTGCTCCCGACCCTTTCGCCGCCGGCCGGTGGATTCACCGCAAGGGCGCGGCTTCGACGGAGTCCGGTCTGCCGTTCGTGATCGCCGGCTCGCGCGGCACGCCGAGTTATCTGGTTGAACCCTGCGGGGAGCAGGCGGACAATCTCTGGTCTTGCGCCCACGGCGCCGGGCGCAAGTGGAACCGTTCCGGCGCGCGTTCCCGGCTTGAAAACCGGTATGATGCGGAGGCCCTGCGCCGCACGAAGCTCGGCGGTATCGTCGTCTGCCGCGACCGTGCGCTGTTGTTCGAGGAGGCGCCGGAGGCTTATAAGAACGTCGACACGGTCGTCGCCGATCTCGAAGCCGCCGGGATTGTCCGGGTCATTGCCGCCTTCACGCCGGTGCTGACTTACAAAAGTCCGGCCGGAAGGGAGTGA
- a CDS encoding alpha-glucosidase/alpha-galactosidase (catalyses the hydrolysis of terminal non-reducing alpha-D-galactose residues in alpha-D-galactosides): MSKIVLVGAGGVIFAQNFLKDILTDPELRTHEVTLMDIDAGRLANAVAVAGLIAAKLGIRFTPHATTDLREALNGANYVITIFRSGTIRHQELEYEIPMKYGVDQVVSDTLGPGGIFRGLRTLKDLFEVLEVMEQECPGAYLLNYVNPMSMNTIALSRRARTVRVAGLCHSVQHTSRQIAEWTGTPYEKLRFLAAGVNHMAFLLKLEADGQDLYPKLRACLDRPEIYKKEKVRFEILRHFGYFPTESSGHNSEYLPYFRKRQDLIDRFCRNDFPEVDENGIDWNSMSAGVSGASVQICRGLQIRNEKQIAGYLDGSREIDLASSVEYGVQIIAAIEKNRPLAANLNVMNRGLIATLPPECCVEVPCLVDGGGIVPGRIEDFPEQLAAIDRGMVGAQILGAQGALDGDRRAIFHAIAADPNTQSKLGLDEIRSMTDELFDALADVIDPRFSR, translated from the coding sequence ATGTCGAAAATCGTACTGGTCGGCGCGGGCGGCGTCATCTTCGCCCAAAATTTTCTCAAGGATATCCTGACCGACCCGGAGCTGCGGACGCACGAGGTCACGCTGATGGATATCGATGCCGGGCGGCTGGCCAACGCGGTCGCCGTCGCCGGGCTCATCGCGGCAAAGCTCGGCATCCGCTTCACCCCGCACGCCACGACCGACCTCCGCGAAGCGCTGAACGGCGCGAACTACGTCATCACGATCTTCCGCTCCGGGACGATCCGGCACCAGGAACTCGAGTATGAAATCCCGATGAAATACGGCGTCGACCAGGTCGTCTCCGACACGCTCGGCCCCGGCGGAATTTTTCGCGGACTGCGCACGTTGAAGGATCTCTTTGAAGTTCTCGAGGTCATGGAGCAGGAGTGTCCCGGCGCATATCTGCTGAACTACGTGAACCCGATGTCGATGAACACCATCGCGCTCTCCAGGCGCGCCCGGACCGTCAGGGTCGCCGGGCTCTGCCACAGCGTGCAGCACACTTCGCGGCAGATTGCGGAGTGGACCGGAACGCCGTACGAAAAACTCCGCTTCCTTGCCGCCGGCGTCAACCATATGGCGTTTCTGCTGAAACTCGAGGCGGACGGGCAGGACCTCTATCCGAAACTCCGCGCCTGCCTCGACCGGCCGGAAATCTACAAAAAGGAGAAAGTCCGCTTCGAGATTCTGCGCCACTTCGGCTACTTCCCGACCGAGAGCAGCGGACACAACAGCGAATACCTGCCGTACTTCCGCAAACGACAGGACCTGATCGACCGCTTCTGCCGCAACGATTTCCCGGAGGTGGACGAAAACGGCATCGACTGGAATTCAATGAGCGCCGGCGTCTCCGGCGCATCGGTGCAGATCTGCCGCGGACTCCAGATCCGCAACGAAAAACAGATTGCCGGATATCTGGACGGGAGCCGCGAGATCGACCTCGCGTCAAGCGTCGAGTACGGCGTCCAGATCATCGCGGCCATCGAGAAAAACCGGCCGCTCGCCGCAAATCTGAACGTCATGAACCGCGGACTCATCGCGACGCTGCCGCCGGAATGCTGCGTCGAAGTGCCGTGTCTCGTGGACGGCGGCGGCATCGTCCCCGGCAGAATCGAAGATTTCCCCGAACAGCTCGCCGCAATCGACCGCGGCATGGTCGGCGCCCAGATCCTCGGCGCGCAAGGCGCGCTCGACGGCGACCGGCGCGCAATTTTCCACGCCATCGCCGCCGACCCGAATACGCAGAGCAAGCTCGGACTCGACGAGATCCGGTCGATGACCGACGAACTCTTCGACGCGCTGGCCGACGTCATCGACCCGCGTTTTTCCAGATAA